Proteins found in one Onychomys torridus chromosome 21, mOncTor1.1, whole genome shotgun sequence genomic segment:
- the LOC118571468 gene encoding vomeronasal type-2 receptor 116-like, whose protein sequence is MEQCMSCPDDHYSNAEHTRCLQRRVSFLAYEDPLGMTLACMSLGFSVLTALVLGAFVKYNDTPIVKANNRILSYILLISITFCFLCSLLFIGHPNIVTCMLQQTTFGVFFTVAVSTVLAKTITVVLAFKLTTPGRRIRRMLVSGAPNFVIPICTMVQLVLCGIWLLTYPPFIDTDTHSEHGQIIIVCNKGSVIAFHFVLGYLGSLALGSFTVAFLARNLPDRFNEAKFLTFSMLVFCSVWVTFLPVYHSTKGKVMVTVEVFSILASSAGLLGCIFVPKCYVILMRPNSNSLQNFRDKSLY, encoded by the coding sequence ATGGAGCAATGTATGAGCTGTCCAGATGACCATTACTCCAATGCAGAGCACACACGCTGTCTGCAAAGACGTGTTTCCTTTCTAGCATATGAAGACCCATTGGGGATGACTCTGGCCTGCATGTCCCTGGGTTTCTCTGTCCTTACAGCTCTTGTTCTTGGTGCTTTTGTGAAGTACAATGACACTCCCATTGTGAAGGCCAATAACCGCATTCTCAGCTACATCCTACTGATCTCCAtcaccttctgtttcctctgctcATTGCTCTTCATTGGGCATCCCAACATAGTCACCTGCATGCTGCAGCAAACCACATTTGGAGTCTTTTTCACAGTGGCTGTGTCTACTGTCTTGGCCAAGACAATTACTGTTGTCCTTGCCTTCAAGCTCACTACTCCAGGAAGAAGGATCAGAAGAATGCTGGTATCAGGGGCACCTAATTTTGTCATTCCCATCTGCACCATGGTCCAACTTGTTCTCTGTGGAATCTGGCTGCTCACATATCCTCCCTTTATTGATACAGATACTCACTCTGAACATGGGCAGATCATCATTGTGTGCAACAAAGGCTCAGTCATTGCATTCCATTTTGTCCTGGGATACTTGGGCTCCTTGGCTCTGGGGAGCTTCACTGTGGCTTTCTTGGCCAGGAATCTTCCTGACAGATTTAATGAAGCCAAATTCCTGACTTTTAGCATGCTggtgttctgcagtgtctgggtcaccttcctccctgtctaccacagcacaaAAGGGAAGGTCATGGTGACTGTGGAGGTCTTCTCCATTTTGGCCTCCAGTGCAGGTCTGTTAGGGTGCATCTTTGTCCCAAAATGTTATGTTATTTTGATGAGACCAAATTCAAATTCTCTTCAAAATTTCAGGGATAAATCACTTTATTGA